From Alteromonas australica, one genomic window encodes:
- the djlA gene encoding co-chaperone DjlA, producing the protein MWGKVLGFLFGLMFLKIPGAILGVIVGHFFDKAYSQDFNQLGGFGRFFSDQNSLKQQAVFFHSLFSALGHLAKSDGQVTNREIQIATALMDDMNLSGDARQEAQNAFREGKARDFPLVDTLKGLYEACHGRRDILQVFLEILIQAAFADGKLSQEEYVVLEKVAKPLGFRRRDLDYLISMFEAEIRFRQRGGQQRSSQHSPYTETQSLDDAYRILGVSSSDDEKTIKRAYRKRMAEHHPDKLVSKGLPEQAMEIAKKKAQDIQSAYELVKQKRGF; encoded by the coding sequence GTGTGGGGAAAAGTTTTAGGCTTTCTATTTGGCTTAATGTTTTTGAAGATACCTGGTGCCATTCTTGGGGTGATTGTCGGGCACTTTTTTGATAAAGCGTATAGCCAAGACTTTAATCAATTAGGTGGCTTTGGGCGTTTCTTTAGCGACCAGAATAGCCTCAAACAACAAGCCGTTTTCTTTCATAGTCTGTTTTCCGCACTGGGTCATCTAGCAAAGTCAGATGGGCAAGTGACCAACCGAGAAATTCAAATAGCCACGGCGCTTATGGACGACATGAACTTGTCTGGCGACGCAAGGCAAGAAGCGCAAAACGCCTTCAGAGAAGGGAAAGCTCGGGATTTCCCACTGGTTGATACCCTAAAAGGTTTATACGAAGCGTGTCATGGCCGCCGTGACATTCTACAAGTATTCCTAGAAATTCTTATTCAAGCTGCGTTTGCCGATGGCAAGCTATCTCAGGAAGAGTATGTGGTATTAGAAAAAGTGGCCAAGCCACTTGGCTTTAGACGACGAGATTTAGATTACTTGATTTCTATGTTTGAAGCGGAAATTCGGTTTAGGCAAAGAGGCGGTCAGCAACGTTCTTCGCAACACAGCCCGTACACCGAAACCCAATCACTCGATGATGCGTATCGCATTTTAGGGGTATCTTCCTCTGACGACGAGAAAACGATAAAGCGGGCTTACCGCAAGCGTATGGCTGAACACCATCCAGATAAACTCGTATCAAAAGGGCTGCCAGAGCAAGCCATGGAAATTGCGAAAAAGAAAGCGCAAGATATTCAATCAGCTTATGAACTGGTAAAACAGAAGCGTGGCTTTTAA